ACTATCCGAATACCAAAAGCTAAACACATTTAATGTTTTAGAAAACCTAAATTGAGATAGACACTTTATTAAATCTGACCTACAATTTCGTTTATATCTTTGCTGtcaatttcaattttagctCCATTTCGGAGTAAAAGCCTTCTAAAATACACGCCACATTTATATGGCAGTAATTTCTGCAATAATTTTTGGTTATGTAAATACCAATTTTGAGAGTAAAAGCGATTTCAAcaaatgtaaattcaatgttggcACGAATTTTGAGAGTAATAGTAATTTCAATATTATAGACGCGGAGCTATTTAAACCTGTGTTacatgaaataatattatgataccTGCAATATTCTGtaacgtacctactcgtaataaaTTAAATGGGTTGGTACAACAGACaactctaaataattttagattatagtttttgtatcattgtgtttttttaatagtattattatagtttttttgtaattcgacattaagagactttatacatctctatgtaatactttagtttgatttgatacctatttgcggcttagatgtattttataattgttgttatgttcttttttttgcttttatgtaaattccttgttgacgtgtaaaagtgcccttgtggcctatttgctgaataaatgttgatgtttgatgttatgTAGAGAAGGTCCTATTCTGGTCGTCCAGCATATAATTACCTATAAGTCCTTCTATGAGTGAGTTGCACCTCCACCGAGCCAGGGTGGCCGAGCCGTTCAGGCATCTGTCGCGTAAAcggaggacgctggttcgattccagccttggCACTAAAGGCCttggtatttttttactttgtatATGATATTAATTTCGTTCATGAAAGTATAGTTCTTAGCCCAGGATCTATAATAAAAGACATAATATTTCTTGAAAGAAAACATTTCCGAGTTTCTTTAAACCCAAATTCGATATGATCTTTTAACAAAttcataattaaaattttatcacACTGTGATGACGTTGGGTGTTTAGTGGAACTGGCCAACTGCTTTAAATTGCGAGACTGATTCCTCAGCAGGAAAAAACCATCTAACAGCAGAGTAACATTCTCAACACTTTTCGATAAATTAAGTTGATATCTGTGATTTAGCTTTTTAGTTACTTATATTCACGcagaaataatgtttttttttatccccaGGTCTCCGTTGAAGAGTGGGTATCCATGTGGAACGACTACGCCCAGAATCCGGCCTCGGCCCTAAAATGGCAGCAGCTGTACAGCCAGTTCATGTTCCAACTTGAAGATGCTAGTGCAGACGGGTCCATAGACTGTGACGAGTTTACTACGGTCTGCTCGTCCTACGGTATTGATCCTCAGGAGTGCAAGGTGGCGTTCAGTAAGATGGCTAAGGTAAGGCCTACCTATATTCTTACTTATCTTTGTAATTCTTAATATAAGACACCAGTCCCAAAGGCTCCAGCTATGACGAGATTCTGCAGTCCGTTCGTCCTTTTGGCATTGACCCTCAGGAGTGCATTCAATAAGATCGCTAATAATAGAATAACTTTATCAATAGAATCTTGTTGCCAGGTTTTGAAAATTGACAGATATAGCGATTGCATCAACGCCGtaagtaatgtcgcaacagtaatgcagttgCAGTTGCCATCAAAATGTCTCAAATTTTTGGTATTAACCCTCAGGACATTTTACTTAATGATCTTTTTCCGATTTGATCTTTCTTCGGTATCGATGACGGTGCAGCCATACTtccaccctgcactagcgccatgtttttgttgttgcttattctatttttttataattttaaatttttgaccATTAAACGTGATTCAGTACAACTgttattccgattttatttACATCACAAAACCctatacataaattaattaattgacgACTCATATTTAACTAAATACTAACAGGGAgctaaatatgtattataaaattaatttcacTTCGAAAGAAAAACAGTTTGCTGAAGTGTTGATGACTTGGGTCTTGCTTTTCCTCTTTGAGCGCCCTGTGCGTATTTACACTGAGACAGATTACTTTGCGAAGCAATCTAATCTCTTGATCTTAGCAATCAAAACTTTTACATAAGTAGATTTTAAGAAAGTACTTAAATGTTTCCCGGCAAACATTGTCTAtggaaatatagttttaaaaagtaTATGTGAGGTCTCCTCTTTGTTTCATATTTGTCTATTGCAAAACTTATCTTGTGTATTATGTAAAAAACAATTTTCTTCTTCCTTTAATATTTGAGGTGATGtactagtttaatttattgataaatatttatcttcGCATTTGACAATGATTGTGTCTAAGTATATTgcagaaattacaatataacTTGTCGAGGTATAGGTTTATAACTTAACATAATATTCGTATATTTATCTATGAAGGATTAAATAACATCTGACGCAAACCATCACTCTTAGTCATCTGGACTGACATAATTATTACGCAGGTATCttataaaatgttcatatgttATTCAAAGTAAAAGGCCTTACATAACGTCCCTGTAGGTACATTGTACAATAAGGAACGACATCAATTCTACATTAGTCCTAATGGCGGGAAACACGAAATCATAAAGTTAAGAGctttggttataattttattcctGCAATTCATTTACAATACAAATGTGtcgttattttcttttattgcttttcttttttattcgtaaatccTGTGTTAATGCGTCACGCATTACGATTCTTCGACACTTTTCTTTTATGATACAATCGAGTGGGTCTCCCTGGTCGTGTGATTTTTGTAAATATGGTACAAATCCTTttgcataataattatgaatccaTAATTCATAAATCACATCTATGAATAATttcttaattaaatatgtgttctAATTGGCATTCATTCTTATTTGCGTTCCCTTAAAATcggtaaataaaaattaagaggTTAATTCCTGTGGTCAGCGTCCCTTTTATTTCAGAAGTCGTAAAAAATCAATACAAAAATGTTCGAAGCTTTCGCtaatattcaattattattattattctataagcAAGCAGGCAGTTGTGACAACTGATATTGCCTGTATCCATATCGTATCTGTATCGTATTGTAGTAATCATTGACGTATATTTTGATGATGtgatgtatagctggtcaaccaaatcttgtcagtaaaaaaaggcgcgaaattcaaattttctatgggacgatatccaggcgcctacatttttcaaatttgccgcctttttctactgtgaagatctggttgaccaagtatagttatgTATTGCTGATGTGTTTTTCATAATTTACTTCATCACATCTTACTTTTATTGTCATCTAAATGCAATTAGtaatcatttaaattattattattcttgttTAACCAGGGTAAGCCCAACGTGTACTGGGAGGAGTTCCAGGAGCTGTGGAAAGAGTATTTCTCCACCGAGGACCCGACCGCCGCCGGCAATTTCATATTCGGCAGGACCAGCTTCTAAGTCAGCTAAGCCTGCCTGCGGAACGCCCGTATGAAACATTCCACTATTGAGTGTAAGAGCTCGTGCATATTGGCGGTTATTCGTCTAGCAGCTGTTTTATTTATACTGCGATTTTGCAACTGAAGCATTTCATATAGGACGTCTGAATAAGCCCTTTGTACGCCTTAATCTTGGTCGTTCATATTGGGCGGTTCAAACGCTGCAGTCAAAAGCGCTATGAATCGCCTGTCCAATCGTCATCGCCTAGACAAATAACCGCTAATGCGTAAGAGCTCTAGCGTGACACTTGACAAACTGTCAAAACTGCGTCACACCAAACCAGCGGTTTGACAGCTGCGTTTCACCTGTTGTCTAGTAAAGTGTCACTTGTCTAATATAAATACAGTTAAATGTGTCTGTGTTCAAAGCATAGAATAATTCCTGATCTTTCTCTCTTAGTGGATCAATGCGTGATTTCGAAACTATGCATAGTCT
The sequence above is a segment of the Cydia amplana chromosome 2, ilCydAmpl1.1, whole genome shotgun sequence genome. Coding sequences within it:
- the LOC134662051 gene encoding calexcitin-1 yields the protein MSISEFRRKKLLYVFNVFFDVNQSGTIERKDFELAIEKICSLRGWKPGDPKHTETHETMIKIWDGLRKRADSNRDGQVSVEEWVSMWNDYAQNPASALKWQQLYSQFMFQLEDASADGSIDCDEFTTVCSSYGIDPQECKVAFSKMAKGKPNVYWEEFQELWKEYFSTEDPTAAGNFIFGRTSF